A region of Salvelinus alpinus chromosome 6, SLU_Salpinus.1, whole genome shotgun sequence DNA encodes the following proteins:
- the LOC139578270 gene encoding transcription intermediary factor 1-alpha-like isoform X1, whose amino-acid sequence MDEGAESDDAVIIVENEAESMPVQENTNACNERTGTLNFLDTCPVCHLNFHSREPKLLPCLHSFCKKCLPSASRNLAMPDTNSSTKPLNVIRCPVCRQECMEVDVMENFFVRDSVEASSSTVERTVQLCMSCEDNTETTGFCVDCVEFMCATCVEAHQRVKFTKDHTIRQKGDVSQESVGVSTHRPVFCEVHKQEPLKLFCETCDLPTCRDCQLLKHKDHNYQFLEDAYKNHKHYMEDMNRQLQEKKKIIEDVSNSINNGLLQVDENRISVHNEIKKSICSLILEINRKGKILVNQLEGLTKDHESGLKKQKEDIGYLSRHLDHVINFTKWATARNGGTALLYCKRLILFQIGNLLRAKCNTSFVPQSTVRFQCRSGFWASNVDLGSLVVENVPGPQLGGFQGIPHQLHHPGQGPSGSPNSLPPGLSQPRLAPHNHNTLAQLQMQVEKLAQQPHWQPQTPPWAWYQSMRLQRPPPGPLQGGSPSQSLPPMPQQGRRFIAPPAIHLSPTSTLPSPGYPPQAVQSLRGLVSSPSSYALKHMDVFNPMPHFSHNAPLPSNGSLSSPHLRQHQMESAYHNKHPGGPVQIIRPNFPQTLPASLPYRTAQGHHHAGLTAISCEEKPGTVSWKPLETQQKAYGAGGSAAKRRRRSSPGPIIIIKDEPEDDISCVQGNLRANLPDSSTGVQAQTCRQDGGEQQAQISRQSTEEKAQTPPQPPGPSGDLSQAPQQSHSLGAEQQLGSQGPAPEEDPNEDWCAVCQNGGELLLCCDKCPKVFHLSCHIPTLFRLPSGEWFCSFCRDLSVPEVVYDCDISRLEPRTVKEEPDSEGGFCPVDKRKCERLLLKMYCSELSADFQEARSPLIMPENQETPKTPMVLAIVKSKLESRQSPCYQTPSEVVSDIRLIFRNCAVFNEADTEVATAGRNLERFFEEQLKFLYPERIFPKVKSEVISSVTPPVSPPPPTTPDEESSQHAKHQRRCSETQELCTPTPAQLSSPKGEEEAV is encoded by the exons ATGGATGAAGGTGCAGAGTCCGATGATGCTGTCATTATTGTGGAGAACGAAGCAGAGAGCATGCCAGTTCAGGAGAACACGAACGCCTGCAACGAGCGGACAGGCACCTTGAATTTTCTGGACACTTGTCCCGTGTGTCATTTAAACTTTCACAGTCGAGAACCAAAACTTCTGCCATGTCTCCACtctttttgtaagaagtgtttgccgtcagcttccaggaatttggCCATGCCAGACACCAACAGCTCGACGAAACCAC TGAATGTGATTCGCTGTCCGGTGTGCAGACAGGAGTGTATGGAGGTGGACGTGATGGAGAACTTCTTTGTGAGGGACTCAGTGGAGGCTTCCAGCAGCACCGTGGAGAGGACTGTTCAG CTGTGTATGAGTTGTGAGGACAACACAGAGACTACAGGTTTCTGTGTGGACTGTGTGGAGTTCATGTGTGCCACCTGCGTGGAGGCCCACCAGAGGGTCAAGTTCACCAAAGACCACACCATCAGACAGAAGGGGGATGTATCTCAAG AGTCTGTGGGTGTTTCCACTCATAGGCCAGTGTTCTGTGAAGTCCACAAGCAGGAGCCCCTGAAGCTGTTCTGTGAAACCTGTGATCTACCAACCTGTCGAGACTGTCAGCTACTCAAGCACAAGGACCACAA TTACCAGTTTCTGGAGGATGCCTATAAGAATCACAAACATTACATGGAGGATATGAATCGTCAACTGCAGGAAAAAAAGAAGATAATTGAAGATGTGTCAAACTCCATAAACAATGG ACTCCTTCAAGTTGATGAGAACCGCATATCAGTTCACAATGAAATCAAGAAGTCGATCTGTAGTCTGATACTAGAGATCAACAGAAAGGGAAAGATTCTTGTCAATCAGCTTGAG GGCCTGACAAAGGATCATGAGAGCGGTCTGAAGAAGCAGAAGGAGGATATTGGCTATCTGTCCAGACACCTGGATCACGTGATCAACTTCACAAAATGGGCGACAGCTAGGAACGGCGGCACAGCTCTCCTGTACTGCAAACGTTTG ATTCTGTTTCAGATCGGAAACCTCCTGCGGGCTAAATGCAATACCTCGTTTGTACCGCAGAGCACTGTGCGTTTCCAGTGTCGGTCAGGCTTCTGGGCTTCAAATGTCGATCtgg GCTCATTAGTGGTGGAGAATGTCCCAGGCCCCCAGCTGGGCGGCTTCCAGGGCATCCCTCATCAACTCCACCATCCTGGGCAGGGCCCCTCAGGCTCCCCCAACAGCCTGCCCCCAGGCCTCTCACAGCCCCGCCTGGCCCCCCACAACCACAACACCCTGGCTCAGCTCCAGATGCAGGTGGAGAAACTAGCCCAACAGCCTCACTGGCAGCCCCAGACCCCACCCTGGGCCTGGTACCAGAGCATGCGGCTCCAGAGACCCCCTCCAGGGCCCCTCCAGGGTGGCTCTCCCTCCCAGAGTCTCCCCCCCATGCCCCAGCAGGGCCGGAGGTTCATTGCTCCCCCTGCAATCCATCTCAGTCCCACCAGCACCCTGCCAAGTCCTGGATATCCTCCCCAG GCTGTCCAATCACTGAGAGGCCTGGTGAGCAGCCCCAGCAGCTATGCACTCAAACACATGGACGTATTCAACCCAATGCCTCACTTCTCCCACAATGCACCACTGCCTAGCAACGGCAGCCTCAGTTCTCCTCACTTGCGACAGCACCAG ATGGAGTCTGCATATCACAACAAGCACCCTGGAGGCCCTGTCCAGATAATAAGACCCAACTTCCCTCAGACCCTACCAGCTTCCCTCCCATACAGAACTG CACAAGGACACCATCATGCAGGACTAACTGCTATATCCTGTGAAGAGAAACCAGG GACTGTTTCTTGGAAACCTCTGGAGACGCAGCAGAAGGCGTATGGAGCTGGGGGATCAGCTGCCAAGAGGAGACGAAGGTCATCGCCTGgacccatcatcatcatcaaagaCGAGCCAGAGGACGACATCAGCTGT gtACAGGGTAACCTGAGAGCCAACCTCCCAGACAGCAGCACGGGGGTCCAGGCCCAAACCTGTCGGCAAGATGGAGGGGAACAACAAGCCCAGATTTCTCGTCAGAGCACAGAGGAAAAGGCCCAGACCCCACCACAGCCTCCAGGGCCTTCAGGGGACCTGAGTCAAGCCCCACAGCAGAGCCACTCTCTGGGGGCAGAGCAGCAGCTAGGCAGTCAGGGCCCAGCTCCAGAAGAGGACCCTAATGAGGATTGGTGTGCTGTGTGTCAGAATGGAGGAGAGCTGctgctgtgttgtgacaagtgtCCCAAAGTCTTCCACCTCTCCTGCCACATCCCCACCCTCTTCAGATTACCCAG TGGGGAGTGGTTCTGCTCATTCTGCCGTGACCTGTCAGTGCCTGAGGTGGTGTATGACTGTGACATCAGCAGATTAGAGCCCAGAACAGTGAAGGAGGAACCAGACTCTGAGGGAGGATTCTGCCCTGTGGACAAACGG aaatGTGAGAGACTGTTGCTGAAGATGTACTGCAGTGAGCTCAGTGCTGACTTCCAGGAGGCTAGATCCCCCTTG ATAATGCCAGAGAACCAGGAGACCCCAAAGACGCCGATGGTTCTGGCCATTGTGAAGAGCAAGCTGGAATCCAGGCAGAGCCCCTGCTACCAGACACCTTCTGAGGTTGTATCAGACATCCGACTCATCTTCAGGAACTGTGCAGTATTCAATGAG GCTGACACTGAGGTTGCCACTGCAGGCAGAAACCTGGAGAGGTTCTTTGAGGAGCAGCTGAAGTTCCTCTACCCTGAACGGATTTTTCCAAAGGTCAAGTCTGAGGTCATCAGTTCTGTGACCCCTcccgtctctcctccccctcccacaACGCCTGATGAGGAGAGCTCCCAGCATGCAAAGCATCAGCGCAGGTGCTCTGAGACCCAGGAGTTGTGTACTCCTACTCCTGCTCAGCTAAGCTCACcaaagggagaggaagaggccGTATAA
- the LOC139578270 gene encoding transcription intermediary factor 1-alpha-like isoform X2 → MDEGAESDDAVIIVENEAESMPVQENTNACNERTGTLNFLDTCPVCHLNFHSREPKLLPCLHSFCKKCLPSASRNLAMPDTNSSTKPLNVIRCPVCRQECMEVDVMENFFVRDSVEASSSTVERTVQLCMSCEDNTETTGFCVDCVEFMCATCVEAHQRVKFTKDHTIRQKGDVSQESVGVSTHRPVFCEVHKQEPLKLFCETCDLPTCRDCQLLKHKDHNYQFLEDAYKNHKHYMEDMNRQLQEKKKIIEDVSNSINNGLLQVDENRISVHNEIKKSICSLILEINRKGKILVNQLEGLTKDHESGLKKQKEDIGYLSRHLDHVINFTKWATARNGGTALLYCKRLILFQIGNLLRAKCNTSFVPQSTVRFQCRSGFWASNVDLGSLVVENVPGPQLGGFQGIPHQLHHPGQGPSGSPNSLPPGLSQPRLAPHNHNTLAQLQMQVEKLAQQPHWQPQTPPWAWYQSMRLQRPPPGPLQGGSPSQSLPPMPQQGRRFIAPPAIHLSPTSTLPSPGYPPQAVQSLRGLVSSPSSYALKHMDVFNPMPHFSHNAPLPSNGSLSSPHLRQHQMESAYHNKHPGGPVQIIRPNFPQTLPASLPYRTAQGHHHAGLTAISCEEKPGTVSWKPLETQQKAYGAGGSAAKRRRRSSPGPIIIIKDEPEDDISCGNLRANLPDSSTGVQAQTCRQDGGEQQAQISRQSTEEKAQTPPQPPGPSGDLSQAPQQSHSLGAEQQLGSQGPAPEEDPNEDWCAVCQNGGELLLCCDKCPKVFHLSCHIPTLFRLPSGEWFCSFCRDLSVPEVVYDCDISRLEPRTVKEEPDSEGGFCPVDKRKCERLLLKMYCSELSADFQEARSPLIMPENQETPKTPMVLAIVKSKLESRQSPCYQTPSEVVSDIRLIFRNCAVFNEADTEVATAGRNLERFFEEQLKFLYPERIFPKVKSEVISSVTPPVSPPPPTTPDEESSQHAKHQRRCSETQELCTPTPAQLSSPKGEEEAV, encoded by the exons ATGGATGAAGGTGCAGAGTCCGATGATGCTGTCATTATTGTGGAGAACGAAGCAGAGAGCATGCCAGTTCAGGAGAACACGAACGCCTGCAACGAGCGGACAGGCACCTTGAATTTTCTGGACACTTGTCCCGTGTGTCATTTAAACTTTCACAGTCGAGAACCAAAACTTCTGCCATGTCTCCACtctttttgtaagaagtgtttgccgtcagcttccaggaatttggCCATGCCAGACACCAACAGCTCGACGAAACCAC TGAATGTGATTCGCTGTCCGGTGTGCAGACAGGAGTGTATGGAGGTGGACGTGATGGAGAACTTCTTTGTGAGGGACTCAGTGGAGGCTTCCAGCAGCACCGTGGAGAGGACTGTTCAG CTGTGTATGAGTTGTGAGGACAACACAGAGACTACAGGTTTCTGTGTGGACTGTGTGGAGTTCATGTGTGCCACCTGCGTGGAGGCCCACCAGAGGGTCAAGTTCACCAAAGACCACACCATCAGACAGAAGGGGGATGTATCTCAAG AGTCTGTGGGTGTTTCCACTCATAGGCCAGTGTTCTGTGAAGTCCACAAGCAGGAGCCCCTGAAGCTGTTCTGTGAAACCTGTGATCTACCAACCTGTCGAGACTGTCAGCTACTCAAGCACAAGGACCACAA TTACCAGTTTCTGGAGGATGCCTATAAGAATCACAAACATTACATGGAGGATATGAATCGTCAACTGCAGGAAAAAAAGAAGATAATTGAAGATGTGTCAAACTCCATAAACAATGG ACTCCTTCAAGTTGATGAGAACCGCATATCAGTTCACAATGAAATCAAGAAGTCGATCTGTAGTCTGATACTAGAGATCAACAGAAAGGGAAAGATTCTTGTCAATCAGCTTGAG GGCCTGACAAAGGATCATGAGAGCGGTCTGAAGAAGCAGAAGGAGGATATTGGCTATCTGTCCAGACACCTGGATCACGTGATCAACTTCACAAAATGGGCGACAGCTAGGAACGGCGGCACAGCTCTCCTGTACTGCAAACGTTTG ATTCTGTTTCAGATCGGAAACCTCCTGCGGGCTAAATGCAATACCTCGTTTGTACCGCAGAGCACTGTGCGTTTCCAGTGTCGGTCAGGCTTCTGGGCTTCAAATGTCGATCtgg GCTCATTAGTGGTGGAGAATGTCCCAGGCCCCCAGCTGGGCGGCTTCCAGGGCATCCCTCATCAACTCCACCATCCTGGGCAGGGCCCCTCAGGCTCCCCCAACAGCCTGCCCCCAGGCCTCTCACAGCCCCGCCTGGCCCCCCACAACCACAACACCCTGGCTCAGCTCCAGATGCAGGTGGAGAAACTAGCCCAACAGCCTCACTGGCAGCCCCAGACCCCACCCTGGGCCTGGTACCAGAGCATGCGGCTCCAGAGACCCCCTCCAGGGCCCCTCCAGGGTGGCTCTCCCTCCCAGAGTCTCCCCCCCATGCCCCAGCAGGGCCGGAGGTTCATTGCTCCCCCTGCAATCCATCTCAGTCCCACCAGCACCCTGCCAAGTCCTGGATATCCTCCCCAG GCTGTCCAATCACTGAGAGGCCTGGTGAGCAGCCCCAGCAGCTATGCACTCAAACACATGGACGTATTCAACCCAATGCCTCACTTCTCCCACAATGCACCACTGCCTAGCAACGGCAGCCTCAGTTCTCCTCACTTGCGACAGCACCAG ATGGAGTCTGCATATCACAACAAGCACCCTGGAGGCCCTGTCCAGATAATAAGACCCAACTTCCCTCAGACCCTACCAGCTTCCCTCCCATACAGAACTG CACAAGGACACCATCATGCAGGACTAACTGCTATATCCTGTGAAGAGAAACCAGG GACTGTTTCTTGGAAACCTCTGGAGACGCAGCAGAAGGCGTATGGAGCTGGGGGATCAGCTGCCAAGAGGAGACGAAGGTCATCGCCTGgacccatcatcatcatcaaagaCGAGCCAGAGGACGACATCAGCTGT GGTAACCTGAGAGCCAACCTCCCAGACAGCAGCACGGGGGTCCAGGCCCAAACCTGTCGGCAAGATGGAGGGGAACAACAAGCCCAGATTTCTCGTCAGAGCACAGAGGAAAAGGCCCAGACCCCACCACAGCCTCCAGGGCCTTCAGGGGACCTGAGTCAAGCCCCACAGCAGAGCCACTCTCTGGGGGCAGAGCAGCAGCTAGGCAGTCAGGGCCCAGCTCCAGAAGAGGACCCTAATGAGGATTGGTGTGCTGTGTGTCAGAATGGAGGAGAGCTGctgctgtgttgtgacaagtgtCCCAAAGTCTTCCACCTCTCCTGCCACATCCCCACCCTCTTCAGATTACCCAG TGGGGAGTGGTTCTGCTCATTCTGCCGTGACCTGTCAGTGCCTGAGGTGGTGTATGACTGTGACATCAGCAGATTAGAGCCCAGAACAGTGAAGGAGGAACCAGACTCTGAGGGAGGATTCTGCCCTGTGGACAAACGG aaatGTGAGAGACTGTTGCTGAAGATGTACTGCAGTGAGCTCAGTGCTGACTTCCAGGAGGCTAGATCCCCCTTG ATAATGCCAGAGAACCAGGAGACCCCAAAGACGCCGATGGTTCTGGCCATTGTGAAGAGCAAGCTGGAATCCAGGCAGAGCCCCTGCTACCAGACACCTTCTGAGGTTGTATCAGACATCCGACTCATCTTCAGGAACTGTGCAGTATTCAATGAG GCTGACACTGAGGTTGCCACTGCAGGCAGAAACCTGGAGAGGTTCTTTGAGGAGCAGCTGAAGTTCCTCTACCCTGAACGGATTTTTCCAAAGGTCAAGTCTGAGGTCATCAGTTCTGTGACCCCTcccgtctctcctccccctcccacaACGCCTGATGAGGAGAGCTCCCAGCATGCAAAGCATCAGCGCAGGTGCTCTGAGACCCAGGAGTTGTGTACTCCTACTCCTGCTCAGCTAAGCTCACcaaagggagaggaagaggccGTATAA